The Vitis riparia cultivar Riparia Gloire de Montpellier isolate 1030 chromosome 3, EGFV_Vit.rip_1.0, whole genome shotgun sequence genome includes a region encoding these proteins:
- the LOC117911903 gene encoding probable sphingolipid transporter spinster homolog 2 isoform X1 has protein sequence MATMAEEQPNPYMEPSPPVRLSSETDMAGTDTTPAPSWFTPKRLLVIFCVINLLNYVDRGAMASNGVNGSRGTCTKSGTCSSGSGIQGDFNLNNFEDGILSSAFMVGLLVASPIFASLAKSVNPFRLIGVGLSVWTVAALGCGFSFNFWSITICRMFVGVGEASFISLAAPFIDDNAPVAQKTAWLAIFYMCIPSGIAVGYVYGGLVGDHFSWRYAFWGEAILMLPFAILGFIMKPLQLKGFAPAKSKKTQTAVETIAQEGQDTEALNGKDGALSMKADSKYQSSNTPSGSTISSNNVNQFSRFFKDMKVLLCDKVYVVNVLGYISYNFVIGAYSYWGPKAGYNIYNMSKADLIFGGITIVCGILGTIAGGCILDLMTSTISNAFKLLSTATFFGAICCFSAFCFKSLYGFLALFAIGELLVFATQGPVNYVCLHCVKPSLRPLSMAMSTVAIHIFGDVPSSPLVGVLQVR, from the exons ATGGCTACCATGGCTGAAGAGCAGCCGAACCCATATATGGAACCTAGCCCACCGGTGAGGCTTTCTTCTGAGACAGACATGGCTGGAACTGACACCACGCCAGCCCCTTCATGGTTCACCCCAAAGAG GTTACTTGTAATCTTTTGtgtaattaatttgttaaattaTGTGGACCGAGGAGCAATGGCAAGCAATGGTGTGAATGGGAGTCGCGGAACTTGCACAAAAAGTGGGACATGCTCATCTGGCAGTGGAATTCA GGGGGATTTTAACCTGAACAATTTTGAAGATGGTATTTTATCATCTGCTTTTATGGTTGGACTTCTTGTAGCTTCTCCAATCTTTGCATCCTTGGCGAAGAG TGTCAACCCATTTAGGCTAATTGGAGTTGGATTGTCAGTTTGGACTGTTGCTGCACTTGGCTGTggtttttcatttaatttctgGTCCATTACAATCTGTCGCAT GTTTGTTGGTGTTGGTGAGGCTTCATTTATAAGTCTTGCTGCTCCATTCATTGATGACAATGCCCCAGTTGCTCAG AAAACAGCCTGGCTGGCAATATTCTACATGTGTATACCATCTGGAATTGCAGTCGGCTATGTTTATGGTGGATTG GTTGGAGATCATTTTAGTTGGCGTTATGCATTCTGGGGGGAAGCAATTTTGATGCTTCCATTTGCTATACTAGGTTTTATTATGAAACCTTTGCAGTTAAAAG GTTTTGCTCCTGCTAAATCAAAGAAAACACAGACAGCTGTAGAGACAATTGCCCAAGAAGGTCAAG ATACAGAGGCTTTGAATGGTAAAGATGGTGCCTTGTCCATGAAGGCAGATTCCAAATATCAAAGCTCAAATACACCTTCCGG GTCAACAATTTCTTCCAATAATGTAAACCAGTTCTcaagattttttaaagatatgaaAGTTCTTTTGTGTGATAAGGTGTATGTTGTAAATGTTCTAG GATATATATCTTATAACTTTGTCATAGGCGCATACTCTTACTGGGGGCCAAAAGCTggttataatatttataatatg AGCAAGGCAGATCTGATATTCGGAGGGATTACAATTGTGTGTGGAATATTGGGAACAATAGCAGGAGGTTGTATTCTGGATTTAATGACTTCTACAATCTCCAATGCTTTTAAG CTTCTTTCAACAGCAACATTTTTCGGGGCAATATGTTGCTTTAGTGCCTTTTGTTTTAAGAGCCTTTATGGTTTCCTAGCTCTTTTCGCAATTGGTGAATTACTTGTTTTTGCTACTCAG